CAAACGAAATGTTGTCGGTTCAGACGATAAACCATTTAAAGGCTACGGATTTTTTGTTGAAAAATACCTATGGGAAGAATATAGACAATTTGGAATTGGAAACGGACACGATTTAGCTGAATTTGACAGATACCATCATAATAGAGGTTTGAAATGGCCAGTAGTAGATGGAAAAGAAACAGAATATCGATTTAATGCAGACTACGATCCATATGCCAAAAAAGCAGGAACAGGGAAATTTGCATTCTACGGCAAAGCTCTTAAAAAAATGCCACAAGGTACAATTACCGGAGCCGATGGAAGCAAAGATAAGATAGATCTTTCTAACAAAGCTAAAATCTTTTTCCGTCCGTATGTTGACGCTGTTGAAATGCCCGATAAAAAATATCCTTTCTGGTTGTCAACCGGAAGAGTACTTGAACATTGGCACAGTGGAACAATGACAATGAGAGTTCCAGAATTGTATAGAGCAGTTCCAGAAGCCTTATGTTATATGCATCCAGAAAATGCTGCTGAAATGGGAGTGCAACAAGGAGACCTTGTTTGGATTGAATCAAGAAGAGGCAAAATTAAAGCTCACATTGATGTAAGAGGAAGGAATAGAACACCAAAAGGACTTATTTATGTGCCATGGTTCGATGAAAAGGTATTTATCAATAAAGTTTGCCTCGATGCAACATGCCCAATTTCAAAACAAACAGATTTCAAAAAATGTGCTGTCAAAATTTATCCCGCATAAAAATCTGAAAGTATGACTGAAAATCCAAACAATGGTGAGCGTCGAAATGCACTAAAAACAATGTTCAAAGCAGTTGGAGGATTGTTTGTAGGTGGAGCCACTTGGGGTAGTTTTGTTGAGCAAGCAAAAGCTCAGGAATTAATTTTACGACCACCGGGAGCAATTGATGAAAAGGATTTCTTGAAAGCCTGCACTAAATGTGGAGAATGTGTTCAAATTTGTCCATACGACACATTAAAACTTGCATCAATCGACGATGAAGCTTTAATGGGAACTCCATATTTCAACGCACGAGAAATTCCCTGCTATATGTGCCCCGATATTGTTTGTGCAACTGTATGTGCACCAAAAGCTTTGGATATTACTAAGTTATATAAGAATACAGAAGAAAATGATCTTTCACTTGATGTGAATAAATCGAAAATGGGTGTAGCCATAATCGATCAAGAAAATTGTCTTGCCTTTTGGGGAATACAATGTGATGCCTGTTTTAGAGCTTGTCCTTTGATTGACAAAGCTTTAATTCAGGAATATTCCAGAAATGAAAGAACTGGTGCTCACGCAAAACTCACACCAAAGGTAGATCCAAATTTCTGTACAGGTTGTGGAATTTGCGAGCATGTTTGTATTACAGAAAGATCATCAATAAAAGTTCTACCTACGGAAGTTGCTTTAGGAAAAGTGAGCGATCATTATATAAAAGGATGGGATAAGAATGATGAAAAAAGAATGAGAGTGAAAGATGAGAAACCTGAGGATAAAAATGTTGTTCCGGCCGAAGATTATTTAAATGATTGGGAGGATTTATTGAATGACTAAAAACAGCAATAGATATATAATTATTAGGAGAATATTACAAATCTCAATAATACTTCTATTTATAGCAGGAAATATTTTTAGCGTGAAAATCCTTTCCGGAAATTTAAGTACTGCTCATGTTTTTAATTCATTTTATTTGGTCGATCCTCATGCCACCCTGCAAATTTTGTTTTCAGGATTTATTATTGGAACAGAAGCACTAATTGGTGCTTTGATTATTTTTTTGTTTTATTCAATTATTGCCGGCAGATCGTTTTGTAGTTGGGTTTGCCCAATAAATATCATTTCCGACTTTGCCCTTTTGCTGCGAAAAAAGTTTAAGATTGATAGTAATTATATCACATTTAATAGAAAAACAAGATATCTAATGTTGATTCTTGGATTAATTTTATCAATAATTACTTCGGTTGCAGCTTTCGAATTGATTAATCCGATAACAATAATTTATCGTTCAATAATATTTGGTTTTAGTTTTGGATGGACAGTAATTTTCCTAATTCTTTTTTTCGATCTTTTTGTGATGCGAAATGGTTGGTGTGGTCATCTTTGTCCTTTAGGTGGATTTTATTCACTAATTTCGAAAATTCACATAATAAAAGTTTATCACAAAGTAGATAATTGTACAAGTTGTGGAATTTGCTTCGATGTTTGTCCAGAAGTTCAAGTATTAAAAATAATTGGAGTAAACTCCGGATTTGTTTCTTCAGGCGAATGTACAAATTGTGGTCGTTGCGTAGAAAAATGCAAGGACGATGCTCTAAAATTTTCAATTAACAAGTTTAGTTATAAATAAAAAAAGTAAAAATCATTTAAAAATTATACTGATGAAAAAATTTTTAATTTCAAGTTTAGTATTAAGTATATTCTTTCTAATAGGATGTAGTAATAGTGCAGAAGTAAAAACCGAGGCAGTAAAATTGCTTAGTGAAGAAGAAATTGGTTATCGAACCAGCAATTTATACGAAGAAAATGTTGCACTTGGTTCAATGGCAATATACTCAGGTGAGATTGCAGGAAGTAGCACGAATATTGATCGTTCATTCGAGAATGCTCCGCCACTAATTCCACATAGCGTTGAAGGGCAATTTCCGATAACGATAAAGCAAAACACATGTATAGAATGCCATGCTCCGGCAGTTGCCGATTCGCTGAAATCTACGGCAATGCCAGCCTCACATTTTTCCGATTACAGACCTAAACATTCGTTAGTAAAAGGTCTGTTTATTCGTAAAACCGGAGACAATGAAGTTTCTTCAAAATCTCTTGGCGACAAAATGTATCTCGGAAGATACAATTGCTCTCAATGCCATGTCCCACAAACTGATGTTGCTGTTGAAATACAAAACAATTTCGAAGCTTTATTCAGAGATTTAAAAGATAATAAAAACTCTAATCTCAATAAAAACATGAATGAAGGAATATAGATTACCTTTTTCAAATCTATATATTTATTGTACTTAAATAGTAATAGCTCAACGAGTATTAAAGGCGTAACTTACATCTTTTAATGCTCGTTGTGTGTTTATTTAAGGAATAAAAAGCCGAATTGCAAAAAAAAATGAAAATAAAATGAATATTTCGAGCGCAGTAATTAAAACACTTCCGGATTCAATTAATGAGGTGATAGAAATAATAAAAGCAAGCAATTTATGTGAGTATCACCTTGATGATGGAAAAGGAAAAATAGTTGTTTCTATTGAAGGAGAGAGCATTGACGATGAAATAAAAGCAATTAATGAGCTAAAAAAAATACCTAAAGTAATTAGTGCAGACATAGTTTATTCTTATATGGAAGACGAAATTGGTGAGGAAATTGCAAAACTCGAAGAAAACGAACTTGTCCCACCCTGGCTAAACAACGATTCCATCAGAGCAGAAGATATAGATTATAAAGGAGAATTGAAGATTAATAAAAAGAGGAAGCAATAGTTGCATTCTTATGTAATCTATAAATGTATATAGAGAAACTCTAATTCGCCGTATCTTAGCCGTAGAATAGTATTTGTAAGATTTTCAACTTTATAAGTATTGTTTGTAATTAATATCTCTGTTTGGTTTTCAAAGAATTTCCAATTGCTGATAAACTCATCTTGTTCTGTAATTTTCAAAAATGTCCCGTCCAAATAAAAAGTATAAGTATAAAATTCTACTTCTATAACAGAATTCGTACTCAAATCCACAAGTGAACTCAACTGCCATGTTTGGCTTGTAAGTAATTTTTCACGTTTCTGAAGTATGCCTTTTTCGCAACTTACACAAAGGAAAAGGAAAAACACAATTCCTGAAATAGAAAATATCCTTTTGAACATCATTTATTTTCAACAATTTCTATCAAGTCCTTTTCAAGCGAAACTTCCGGGGTTTCAATTATTCTGCCAATTTCATTTTCATCTATGTAGAAAATGAATGTAGGAACCAGTTTGATTTGCAAATTTGAAATGTCTTCTTGCTTAGCTTTCTTCGAAGTATCTATACTTATCAACGAAAGCTTGTTTTCATCGAATTTCAGATAGTCTAATATTTTATAAAACCTGGGAACTTCCCTCCTGCTGTCGCAACACCAAGTGGCGAGAACAACTTTTATTTCAATTTTTGATAGTTCATTCTCATTTATTTTTGATAATGTTTCTTTGTCTAAATTATATGTCCGATATTCTTTTTTAAACCACTTTTTGAATGCTTTGCTTTTTAGTCCTTTTCTGTCGCATTTTCCAATTAGGATTTCTTTTTTAGCTTTTTTATCAACAACTATTTTGTTGATTTCCTGAGAATTTCCAATTTTTGCAAAAAAAAGAAACACGATGAAGATTGATAATAATGTTTTCATAACAAGCAGTTCAAGAGAAATATCAAATTTTTAAATAAAAATCAAAAATAACGAAAATAGCAAAAACCACACTTGCAATTCCATTTGTCGTAA
The Bacteroidota bacterium DNA segment above includes these coding regions:
- the napG gene encoding ferredoxin-type protein NapG, with product MTENPNNGERRNALKTMFKAVGGLFVGGATWGSFVEQAKAQELILRPPGAIDEKDFLKACTKCGECVQICPYDTLKLASIDDEALMGTPYFNAREIPCYMCPDIVCATVCAPKALDITKLYKNTEENDLSLDVNKSKMGVAIIDQENCLAFWGIQCDACFRACPLIDKALIQEYSRNERTGAHAKLTPKVDPNFCTGCGICEHVCITERSSIKVLPTEVALGKVSDHYIKGWDKNDEKRMRVKDEKPEDKNVVPAEDYLNDWEDLLND
- the napH gene encoding quinol dehydrogenase ferredoxin subunit NapH, which codes for MTKNSNRYIIIRRILQISIILLFIAGNIFSVKILSGNLSTAHVFNSFYLVDPHATLQILFSGFIIGTEALIGALIIFLFYSIIAGRSFCSWVCPINIISDFALLLRKKFKIDSNYITFNRKTRYLMLILGLILSIITSVAAFELINPITIIYRSIIFGFSFGWTVIFLILFFDLFVMRNGWCGHLCPLGGFYSLISKIHIIKVYHKVDNCTSCGICFDVCPEVQVLKIIGVNSGFVSSGECTNCGRCVEKCKDDALKFSINKFSYK
- a CDS encoding nitrate reductase cytochrome c-type subunit; periplasmic nitrate reductase electron transfer subunit encodes the protein MKKFLISSLVLSIFFLIGCSNSAEVKTEAVKLLSEEEIGYRTSNLYEENVALGSMAIYSGEIAGSSTNIDRSFENAPPLIPHSVEGQFPITIKQNTCIECHAPAVADSLKSTAMPASHFSDYRPKHSLVKGLFIRKTGDNEVSSKSLGDKMYLGRYNCSQCHVPQTDVAVEIQNNFEALFRDLKDNKNSNLNKNMNEGI
- a CDS encoding chaperone NapD: MNISSAVIKTLPDSINEVIEIIKASNLCEYHLDDGKGKIVVSIEGESIDDEIKAINELKKIPKVISADIVYSYMEDEIGEEIAKLEENELVPPWLNNDSIRAEDIDYKGELKINKKRKQ
- a CDS encoding thioredoxin, with amino-acid sequence MKTLLSIFIVFLFFAKIGNSQEINKIVVDKKAKKEILIGKCDRKGLKSKAFKKWFKKEYRTYNLDKETLSKINENELSKIEIKVVLATWCCDSRREVPRFYKILDYLKFDENKLSLISIDTSKKAKQEDISNLQIKLVPTFIFYIDENEIGRIIETPEVSLEKDLIEIVENK